Sequence from the Dehalococcoidia bacterium genome:
ATTTGGGAGGGGTCGCAAACAGGCCAACCAAAGCGCCTACCGCAGCTGATCCCAGAGCCACAAGAACTTCCGGGGTAGTCTTGTCTTGAAGCACAAGTACAATGGAGCCGATCGCTGCTAATATCGCCAGCGAGCCGAGAACACCGACAGCAATACGGTAGACCAGTTTGTCGCCAAAATAGGCGATTTCTATATCGGCTCTTTCCACCGCCTTGGGTGCTGTTTCTTCAAGTACGCGTACGGTATCTCCTGCTTTCAATCTTTCCAGTAGCCCCGTATCTTCTTTGAACATCTTTACCATTTGTTCTGCCGAGCGGATTTGTTCTTTCATCTTTCACTCCTTGATTTGTTTTTTGATTATAGCTCAGAACTCAGGGGACTGGCTGCCCACCGAACTTCCGGGCTTGTGCTGCCGGGACTGAATCGAAAACCTCAATGGGTCATGTTGAACTCTATGTCTGTCATTCGGCTTGAAACATTCAAAATTGCCGCATGGGGCTCCTGGGTCCGAATGTGGCACAGAAGAGGTATATCACAAATAAAAGGCGGAAGCAATGCGTGTTATTGACAAGATTTCAAGAAAGGCATAAACTCAAATCCTCCACCCGAGAGATTGTTTCCAGGTAAAACAAGTCTTGTTCGGCGTCACCGGTACTCCATCAAATGAGGAGGTGAAGTGTCATGGCAAGAAAAGGATATGTTCTGGTGAAATGCGAGGGAAGCAAGATACGCGAGGCGGTCCAGATGATTCGCCAGAAACCCGGGGTGGTAGCTGCGGATGTGGTCACCGGCGCTCATGATATCATCGTCACCTTGCAGGCTGCCGATGCCGAAGACGTAGCTAAGATCGTTCTTAATGACATCGCTGGCGTCTCTGGTGTGACGGGCACTACCACATATTTGGCTGTGTCGCTTGCTTAGAGAATAGGACTTGCCTCATTTCCTCGCCGAATGAATTGTGCTCCCGAAACCTGGCTGTCAAATGCTGGCACGCTTGACATAAAAG
This genomic interval carries:
- a CDS encoding Lrp/AsnC ligand binding domain-containing protein; its protein translation is MARKGYVLVKCEGSKIREAVQMIRQKPGVVAADVVTGAHDIIVTLQAADAEDVAKIVLNDIAGVSGVTGTTTYLAVSLA